The genomic interval TCGGCAGTTTCGCGGGCGGTACGAATGTCCTCCCCGGAACTTGTGACTATCTAATTTGGTATTGTAAAAACAAACAATATGCAAAGTATCGGCAATTATTTATCGACAAGGATCTCGAAGGTGCTGGAGGTGAAGCATACAAATCTGTTGAAATGCCAGACGGGACGCGGCGAACGGCTATGGCGGAAGAGATCCGCACCGGTGATTCGAACGGGCGTTTTTTTTCGGCCTGGTCCCATTACTTCAATTACAGTCCGTGAAGCCAAGACGACTGTTTTTCCAGTAGATTTCAACGGCAAAATATACCTGCCGGGTGGAACCCGTGGGTGGAGTACCAATAATGCTGGGATGGAGAAATTGCGACATGCCATGCGATTGATGTCGACAGGAAACGCCTTGGCCTTTGTTCGCTACCTAGATGATTTCCCGGTCTTCCCTTTGACGAACTTATGGAACGACACGCAATCTGGTAGTTCGATGGAGAAGGTATATTGTTGTCCAAACGAATAGCAAGGTGATTGAGCGATGTATTCTGATGACTACGGACCCAGGCGATCTTGTCGTTGATCCGACGTGTGGTTCGGGAACAACTGCCTACGTAGCCGAACACTGGGGCCGACGTTGGATCAGTATAGACACATCTCGCGTGGCACTCGCACTCGCCCGCACTCGCTTAATGTCTGCTCGATTTCCATATTATCTGTTAACGGATTCGCCCAGCGGTCGTAAGAAGCAAGCCGAGCTGACTGGCGTATCGATTCCTCCCGGCGCCCCACCCACACAACGTGACATGCACCGAGGTTTTGTCTACCGAACGGTCCCCCACGTCACTCTCAAAAGCATTGCCAACAACCCGGACATCCGGGAGGGTATGACCCGAGAACAAATTAACCTGGCGATTCGCAAACACTCTGACACGGAAACACTTTACGATCAACCATACGAAGACAAGGGCGTGGTGCGGTTAACCGGACCATTCACCGTTGAAAGCTTGTCGCCACACAGGGAACTGCCGCCGGTTGAGGGGATCGAACCGTCCACGCCCACCGCCGCTCGTCTCGACCCTGGGAACTACCTGCAAACCATCTTTGCCAATTTGCTCAAGGCAGGCGTGAAGGGAACGACCAAGGACCAACGGATCGCGTTCACCCGGCTCGACACTTACCCGGGCCAATACGTCCAGGCTGAGGGCGAGACGACCACCGGGCAGTGTGTAAGAGTCAGTGTTGGGCCGGAACTTGGGACTGTCGGCGACGAGTGGGTCAAGAAGGCGGGGCTTGAGGCAATCAAAGGGAGCCGGTGCGGTCTTCTGCTGATCTGCGCATTCTCGTTTGAGGCCGGCGTCCACGAGCAGGCCGGCGAACTGGGCAAGGAGATTCAGTTCGGGAAACTCCGCATCCTGCCGGTACGGATGAACCCGGACATGGCCATGTTCGGCGACCAGACCGGCCAGGAGCTTTTGAAGAAGACCGGGGCCGCGAACTTGTTCAGCGTCTTCGGCGAGCCCGATCTGAAAATCGAACCCGCGGCCGACGGCAAGCTGGCTGTGACGGTCCGCGGGGTGGATGTGTTCGACCCGACGACGGGCGAGGTCCGCAGCGGCGGGACGGACGACATCGCCTGTTGGTTCATCGACACCGATTACAACGGGGAGAGCTTCTTCGTCCGTCACGCCTACTTCCTGTACGGCGGGAAGGACACGAAAGAAGGCCCGTACGAGAAGCTCAAAAAGGCGCTGCGGGCGGAAGTCGACGAAGGCGAGTGGTCGAAGCTGTACCGCGCGACGAGTCAGCCTTTTCCACGGCCGAAGTCGGGCAAGATCGCGGTCAAGGTCATCAACCACTTCGGTGACGAGGTGCTGAAGGTGTATGCGGTCGCGGCCGTGCCGAAGAACCCACCGAGCCAGTACCGGGTCGAGCGCGGAAAAGCCAAATTCTACATTCAGCTGCTCCTACGGACATGGAAGAAGCCACTGAGCCGAGAAATGCTGGAACGCGGTCTCGTGTTGATGCTGAACGGGGACATCCGCCGCGCCATCCTGAACCCGTCGTCGACACCTGCCAAGCGGGGTAAGCGCCCGGGCACGACTCCGCAATTCGTTCGAGGGATGGATACCCTCCTCGGCGAAATGCTCGACGATGGTCAGTTGAAGCGCGGTCCAGAAGACGGCTTCTTCGCTCTGGGCGAGCCTGACGCGAGTTTTGACGCAGCCCCGCCATCGGACTTCGAGGCTGTCCGGGAGACGGCCGAAACGATGAAGGTGATTCAAAAGGATAAACAACGGGCCACGGACGCCGAGTTTGCGAGTGAACTCAATGGCAAAGCGTACGACTTTATTTCCTGACGTCCCCTTTAGTTTCGAACCCGCCACCGATCGCACCGAACCCCGGGTGTGGGTGCGGCGTTTGGTCGTCGTCGTCGATCGGGTGGCGACGCCCGATGTGATTCGCGACATCCCTTTCCGCTGCGGGTTGAACATCGTCCGGGTGGCCGATCGGCCGCCCGGCGACGATCGCATCATCGCCCACAGTGTCGGCAAGACGCTTCTCACCCGCCTGATCCGCTACTGTCTGGGCGAGCAGCACTTCACGACCCAGGAACGAACCGCCCGCGTCCACGACAGGTTTCCCACGGCCTACGTGCTGGCGGAAATTCGGGTGAACGGGACCGGGTGGGTCGTCGCCCGCCCGCTCCGCGACGGCCGGGCCGCCGACTCGTTCGCGGTAGTCGCCGACGACTGGCATGCCGGCCTCGCGCCCGCTTCTGAGCTGGGCCGGTTCTCCGAATTCACCGCGGCTCTGGAAGACCATGCGTTTGCCGGTCTGCCGTCCCTGACGCTCCCCAAAGTCGACCGGCCCCCGCGATGGCTCGACGTGCTTGCCTGGATGAGCCGGGATGCCGAGTGCAAATACCAACACCCGCACGAGTGGCGTAGCCCGCTTGCCCACTCAGGCACAGCCGAGATGGATCTGAACGACGCCAGTCTTTTGACTTGCTGGGTCATGGGTGTGCTGGATACCGAGGACATTACGGAACAGCAGAAACGAATGCAGTGGACCAAGCAACGAGCCGCGGCCGAAGCCAAGGTCGCACAATTGCGTCGACGGACCGACGCCTTGGAGCCGATTCTGACTGAGCGGTTTGGCGTTTCGACTGACGAGTTGAGCGGCGGACTATTTGGCGAGCAAGCGACGGAATTGATTACTGGCAAGCGGACCGAACTGGAGCAACGGCGGGAAAGCGTTGCCACGGCCACCAAACTGGGAGAACTTCAGGACGAGATGGTCAGTCGCACCGGGGATGTGCGCGTAACGGAGAGTGAAAAAAAACTGGCGGAAGGACTATTGCGGGAGGCCGAAGCAGACCTCCGTCAATTACGAAGCGGCTCCCAAACGCCGGATGAGTTTTACGCTTCATTCGACCGCAGTATTTGCCCACTGAAGCATACGGATTGCCGCTATCATCCTAAAAATGGAACGACGGTACCAGATGACGAACGGGAGGCTCGGATTCAGGAGCGGCAGAACGACTACATACGGCATTCCGAACGGGTCAATGAACTGACCGCCCAACTGCTCCGTCAGCAGCAAGCCGCACGGGACGCCACCGAAGCCTATGCCGCCGAGCGGGAAGCCCGAGACCGGGCTCTGCGGCCGATCGAGAACGAAATCGGCCGTTGGAACGAACTCGACGAGCAATTCCGGTATTACTCAGCGGACCAGAAAAAGGTCGAGGCCGAGCAACGGAAAGTCGATCGGATCGAAAAGCAGATCCGCGATTCGCTAGAACTTCAGCGGGCGGTCAAAACCGAACGCGAGAGGCGGGTCCACCAATTGAGCGATCTGTACGCCGAGACGTTGAAGCGTCTGATCGGCCCGGCCGCGGGCGGCACGATCACGCGCGACGCTCGCGGGCTACACCCGACCCCGGACGAATCCACCAACCCCGGCGGCGCGACCCTGGGCTCACTAGCCCACGTCGTCGCGCTCGACCTTGCCTACCTGGCCGCGACCGTGACCGGCATCGGTCAGCTACCCGGGCTGATGATCCACGACAGTCCGGAAAGTATCGTCATGGAATCGGCCCTCTATGACCGACTCCTCCGCCACGTGCTGAGTCTGGAATCGGCACATGGAAAACGACCCGTCAGCTTTCAGCACATCGTGACGACGACCGCTCCCCCGCCGCGCGAGGTGGCGAGAGAGCCGTACGAGGTGTTGATTCTCGACGCCCGGGATAAAAGTGGGCGGCTGCTCGGAGAAGAGTTTTAGAGCGGGCGTACTTGCACGACTGCCGGGAAATGCGCCAAGAATTTCTCCCACCGCGGTACAACCACGTCAGGATGCCAACGAATCGCCGTCTTTCTTGCCGCCTCCGAAGCCGTCGAGTATTCGGTGGGATTGTCCCACAATCGGATGATGACTGCGACCCACTTTTCGACTTCCGCTGTCGTAGGCAGTGTTCGCGTGTCCGCGGTGCTTTGGGTCGGGATTGGTATGCACTTTCCGCCGGCTCCAACCACCTCGGGCAAGGCTCCCCGGTCGCTCGCAATCACCGGAATTCCGTTCAGCATCGCCTCGACCTCCACCCGCCCGAACGACTCCTGAACCACCGACGGCATGAGGATCAGTTTGCTCCGATGGAAAAACTGCTGCCGATTCGGCGCGTTCGCCATCACCCGGATGGACGGAACTTCGTTCCGATTCACCCCACACACATTGATCCAGTCCTCCTGGCTTGAGCCCGCCACGATCTGGAGCGGGATGTCCGGCCGGGATCGTCCGAGGACGTCCGCGATTCGTGCGAACCAAAACACCCCTTTGGTAGGCTCCGGGCTCACGAATGTTACGTGTTCCCTTCCTTGCGTCCGGTCCACAGTCACCCGGATCGGGTCGATGACCGGCGGGAGGACGACGCAATCGATTCCGAGAAGCGCTCGGTGGTGTACGCGGCTGAACTCGGACGGGACAATCACCGCGTCGTAGCCGCCAAGTGACCGCGGGTCTGGGTGCGTGAAATCGTTCAGCCAGAACCCCACCTTGGCACCCGCCCGACGAGCGAGTGTGGCGATCCCGGCGCTAGCCAGGTCGTGACCATTCGTCAGCACCACGTCGGGACGGAATTTCTCCAGGTAATCCTTGAGAACGGCCAGGAACGTCTTCGCCTCGGCCGTCGACGGGGGCCGGGCGGCGGCGGGCGGGTCGGATGCGAACACGGTGACAGGTAACCCGCCAGGGATGGTCTCCGAGTAGAGGGAGAATCCGAGCGGACCGGCCGTTCCGAGTAAGGTCCGGACTCCCGGTCGCCCGCGGAGGTGAAAGCCGATGGGCGGGGCGCTCGGATCATCGAGGGCGGGACCCGTGAACACCTCACAGATCCATCCGCGGGCGGTCAGGCTGGTGAACAAGTCGCGGGCACACAACGCCGCTTCGCCTGTCGGGTCTTGGTAGCAGTGGTATGACGCGAACATGACCCGGGGCCGCGTTACCCGCGGGTCGAGTCCCGGTGACGAAACGACTTCGGGGCCGTCGTCCACCCAGACTCCGCCCAGCGGCGAATCATCATGGACGGTGGCCGGGGCCGGCGGGCGAGCCCGGGCTAGGCTGTCCGCCCGGACGTGGTACCGGCCGCTCACGGCCGGTACTGGGATGATTCGGGCCCCGACCCGGGCGAACCGCCGCCACAAATCGGCGTCCTCGCTCTGCCCCTGGAAGCGGCCGAGCGACTCGTCGAAGTACCCGGCCCGGTCGAGCAACTCTTTACGGTGGATGACACCGAGCGGGACCGCGATCGTGTCGCCCCCGACGACCTGAATGCGATGTAAGCCCGTGGCCGGGTCGTGCGTGGTCGTCCGGCCGAAGTGGGGATGCCCGGGTCGTTCCTCGACGACGTCATACCGGAACATCAGGACATCGGCGTCGCCCAACTGACCGTGGGCCTGGGCCAGGTGGTCGGGGGCGAACTCGTCGTCGCAGTCGAGGTACGCGATCCACTCCCCGCGGGCGGCCCGCAGGGCGGTGTTCCTAGCGGCGGACGGGCCCCGATTGTCCGGATGGCGGAACACCCGAATCCGCGGGTCGGCGGCGGCCCGGGCATCCAGTCGGGCGGCCGAGGCGTCGGTCGAGGCGTCGTCGACGACCAGGAGTTCCCAGGCGGCGAAAGTCTGCCGTCGGAGGGAGTTGATCGCCCGGTCGAGGAAGCGGGTACCGTTGTAGACGGGCATCACGACCGAGAAAGCTGGGGCGGGCGGCCGGGCCGGCTCATGAGGTGCCACCGTGTCACCGGTTCCGCTCAGCGACGATGTTGGGACGAGGGGCGGGATGTTCTCGGCCGGCACGCCGGCCCGGTACTGGGCGACGAACTCGGCCACGCGGTCGGACCAGATCAGGTCGGCCGCCGTCTTCACCCGGTCCTCCGGCCAGTCCCACCACCGGATTGCCAGGAGTTGGGCCACCATGTCCGGATCGAATCGGTGTTTCACGACCCGGGCCGGGTTCCCGACCACCACCGCGTACGGGGGCACGTCCTTGGCAACCACGGCGGCCGCCCCGACCACCGCCCCGTCCCCGATCGTCACCCCGGACAGGACGATCGCGAACGCCCCGATCCACACGTCGTTCCCGACCGTGATGTCACCCTTGGTTCCCGACACGTACCCGGGGTGCATGGACGTACTGACGCGGCGGGGATCGTGTTCGGCGTCGACGATAAACTGGACACCTTTGGCGATCGACGAGTACCGGCCGATAGTGATCCGAGACCGATCACCGTAGGCGAGAACGCCCGGGGGTTCGGCGCAGTGGGTGCCTCGGCCGATCGTTAAGCGCGGGCTCGACATGGTTCACCGGAGAGGTTGTGAGCTGGTAGGACCGGACCCAGGCGGAGTTACCGACTGTCCTCGACCGTAACGTCGGCCCGGATGAACGACTCGGCGAACGCCGGGAGCACTCGGTAGAACGCGTGGTGGTTGTTGTCGAACGAATGCCGCGTCAAACCGAACCGCCGGCCGATCGCGTCGAGCGCCGCCTTCGTGTAGAGAGAGACGGGGCCGTTTCGCGGCCCGACATACCACCAACTCAATCCCCGTCGGTCCAGGTCGTTCGGTTGGAGCAACGTCGAGAACAGAATCAGCCCGGGTTCGGTCAGAAGATCGTTCATCTCGGCAAACGTGCCGACAGGGTCGGTCGAATGCTCCACCATTTCGATGCTCACGATGCAGTCGAATCGCTCCGTCGGCTTCGTCGCGAAGCGGGGAACGAACGGGTCGTAGGTCTCGACCCGCGGGAACCCGGCAGCCCGCAATAGCTCCGCGAGTCGGCCGTTGCCGCCACCGTAATCGAGCAACCGTTCCGGCTTCGTCTCCGCGAACAGGCGACCGAGCCGGCCGGCGTTCCCCCGCGGGCGGAGCAGATCGCAATCGGGATCGATGCGTGCGTACTGTTTGTTGTAAATGTGACATCGGAAATCGTCCTTGCTGAAACGGTCAAACGCGATGGTGAACAGGAACTGGCAGGTCGGGCAGCGATGGTAATAAATCGGGACACCGCACGGTCGAGAACCTTCCGCCGACGCGATTCGCAGTTCTGGTGGAAGTCCACAACGCCGAACAGGGGAGCCTCAGCGCCACAACACTTACACTCGACCTGTTCGGGGCATACGGGCGAGAGAAAATGAGTCATCGGCGAACCAAATATTACTACTGAAAAGTGCGTAGTGATGTTTTATCAGACGAATCCGGCAGCGGCGCAGAAAAAGCCTACATTCTCTCGGATCAGACGCAAACTGATATGTTCCCGAAACAGAGGAGAAGAGAACTGTAATCACCGTTCATTTCCGCTTATGAACGGTTAAAATCTCGCTTATAGGGAGAGACCAGGAGAAGCTCCGACGTTTTCCTTTTGTGCTGTTCGTGTTTTCCTTCCCGATGATGACTACCAGTCGCTGATGTCGTCGTCTGCGAGATCCCCTGGTCGTCGCTCCCGGTTCCAGTTGCGGTGTCCGTCTCGGTCCCGGTCACCGTCTCCCCATACGCCACGCCCCCGGTCGTCTGCCCGACCTCGGTCAGCGTGTACCCGTCCGAGCCCGTCGTCCCGTCCGACCCGGTCACGTCGTCCCCGGTGTACGTGCCCCGGTCGGGCGTCCCGGGGCGCCCCGGTCATCGATCCGATCTGACCGTTTCAATTTCCATGACAATGACTAGATCGTACACTGCGGCGTAAACCAGAAGTCACGATATGCATACATGTTATTAGAAATTAAAATAAATTTTATAACGTTAATAATTTCTTACAAATTGGCGAATTATGTAGCATTGCGCCTCGCGTTCTTCTTCAGCAGAGTCTGTCGCACATGCCGCGCTGTCAATAGCATTTATCATTAAATAGGTTTCTTCGTTTGCCACTTCAAATGCTGCCGCCGCTGCTTTCGCTGCTTTCGCTGCT from Fimbriiglobus ruber carries:
- a CDS encoding glycosyltransferase, whose amino-acid sequence is MSSPRLTIGRGTHCAEPPGVLAYGDRSRITIGRYSSIAKGVQFIVDAEHDPRRVSTSMHPGYVSGTKGDITVGNDVWIGAFAIVLSGVTIGDGAVVGAAAVVAKDVPPYAVVVGNPARVVKHRFDPDMVAQLLAIRWWDWPEDRVKTAADLIWSDRVAEFVAQYRAGVPAENIPPLVPTSSLSGTGDTVAPHEPARPPAPAFSVVMPVYNGTRFLDRAINSLRRQTFAAWELLVVDDASTDASAARLDARAAADPRIRVFRHPDNRGPSAARNTALRAARGEWIAYLDCDDEFAPDHLAQAHGQLGDADVLMFRYDVVEERPGHPHFGRTTTHDPATGLHRIQVVGGDTIAVPLGVIHRKELLDRAGYFDESLGRFQGQSEDADLWRRFARVGARIIPVPAVSGRYHVRADSLARARPPAPATVHDDSPLGGVWVDDGPEVVSSPGLDPRVTRPRVMFASYHCYQDPTGEAALCARDLFTSLTARGWICEVFTGPALDDPSAPPIGFHLRGRPGVRTLLGTAGPLGFSLYSETIPGGLPVTVFASDPPAAARPPSTAEAKTFLAVLKDYLEKFRPDVVLTNGHDLASAGIATLARRAGAKVGFWLNDFTHPDPRSLGGYDAVIVPSEFSRVHHRALLGIDCVVLPPVIDPIRVTVDRTQGREHVTFVSPEPTKGVFWFARIADVLGRSRPDIPLQIVAGSSQEDWINVCGVNRNEVPSIRVMANAPNRQQFFHRSKLILMPSVVQESFGRVEVEAMLNGIPVIASDRGALPEVVGAGGKCIPIPTQSTADTRTLPTTAEVEKWVAVIIRLWDNPTEYSTASEAARKTAIRWHPDVVVPRWEKFLAHFPAVVQVRPL
- a CDS encoding methyltransferase domain-containing protein, translated to MRIASAEGSRPCGVPIYYHRCPTCQFLFTIAFDRFSKDDFRCHIYNKQYARIDPDCDLLRPRGNAGRLGRLFAETKPERLLDYGGGNGRLAELLRAAGFPRVETYDPFVPRFATKPTERFDCIVSIEMVEHSTDPVGTFAEMNDLLTEPGLILFSTLLQPNDLDRRGLSWWYVGPRNGPVSLYTKAALDAIGRRFGLTRHSFDNNHHAFYRVLPAFAESFIRADVTVEDSR